In a single window of the Pseudomonas oryzihabitans genome:
- a CDS encoding head completion/stabilization protein, producing the protein MSGFVAGGTVASGQVVSDPFWPAIELDQVRARLRIDSSVSTEKLKAAVIAAAIGVNRELAGYRFAQSTSGYATLAAVPGPQVDGISERAHLYLRAIDAATAAEVAERYRSYDSTAKGDKDAEAQTPTIDEYRRDQRWAVRDFLGLARTTVELI; encoded by the coding sequence ATGAGCGGATTCGTTGCAGGCGGCACCGTCGCCAGCGGTCAGGTGGTGTCCGACCCCTTCTGGCCGGCGATCGAGCTGGACCAGGTCCGCGCTCGGCTGCGGATCGATAGCAGCGTCAGCACGGAGAAGCTGAAAGCCGCGGTGATCGCCGCAGCCATCGGCGTCAACCGCGAGCTCGCCGGCTACCGCTTCGCCCAGTCCACCAGCGGCTACGCGACCCTGGCCGCCGTGCCCGGGCCCCAGGTCGACGGCATCAGCGAGCGCGCTCACCTGTACCTGCGCGCAATCGATGCCGCCACTGCGGCCGAGGTCGCCGAGCGATACCGCAGCTACGACAGCACCGCTAAGGGCGACAAGGATGCCGAGGCTCAGACGCCCACCATCGACGAGTACCGGCGTGATCAGCGGTGGGCCGTCCGCGACTTCCTGGGCCTGGCCCGGACCACCGTGGAGCTCATCTGA
- a CDS encoding tail protein X, whose amino-acid sequence MATVVRAQQGDTLDRICLRHYGRTRGITEAALEANPGLAELGPILPIGTPITLPDAPAQASAGIATQQPVNLWD is encoded by the coding sequence ATGGCCACCGTCGTGCGCGCCCAGCAAGGCGACACCCTGGACCGGATCTGCCTGCGGCACTACGGGCGTACCCGGGGCATCACCGAGGCCGCGCTCGAAGCCAACCCGGGCCTGGCCGAGCTGGGCCCCATCCTGCCAATCGGCACCCCTATCACCTTGCCAGACGCCCCCGCCCAAGCCTCTGCCGGCATTGCCACGCAGCAGCCGGTGAACCTCTGGGACTGA
- a CDS encoding phage holin, lambda family produces MPDRPDTWAWLAAWLEHNWPALYAGLVAGVIAALRIAYGGGTLRRVLLEAPLCGALALAATHGLSLLGIPASTGPFWGGIIGLLGVEGTRAAAKRFVERKVETR; encoded by the coding sequence ATGCCCGACCGTCCCGACACCTGGGCCTGGCTCGCCGCCTGGCTCGAACACAACTGGCCTGCGCTCTATGCCGGGCTGGTGGCTGGCGTCATTGCCGCCCTGCGCATCGCTTACGGCGGCGGCACCCTGCGCCGCGTGCTGCTCGAAGCGCCCCTCTGCGGCGCCCTGGCCCTGGCGGCGACCCATGGCCTCTCCCTGCTGGGCATCCCTGCCAGCACCGGCCCCTTCTGGGGCGGAATCATCGGCCTGCTGGGCGTCGAGGGCACTCGCGCCGCAGCCAAACGCTTCGTCGAACGCAAGGTGGAAACGCGATGA
- a CDS encoding N-acetylmuramidase domain-containing protein, with the protein MNQPKILILGAHGLAVRDLQKALTAAGFTVDLDGDYDEGTEHAVEAFQRSVGLVADGIAGPKTFAALLGKRDLLHLGYADLELAAKALGVPIAAVQAVNEVESKGEGFLDNGKVVILFERHVFYQRLVKAHGQAEADRLAALNPNLINPKSGGYAGGAAEWQRLTSARQIDEACALESCSWGLFQVMGYHWQDLGYASVQDFVTRMQASEAEQLDAFVRFVKAEPALLKALKAGKWADFARGYNGPAYARNLYDVKLERAFARYSAAAPTKDAA; encoded by the coding sequence ATGAACCAGCCCAAGATCCTGATCCTCGGCGCCCACGGCCTGGCCGTGCGCGACCTGCAGAAAGCCCTGACCGCGGCCGGCTTCACCGTCGACCTGGATGGCGACTATGACGAAGGCACCGAGCACGCCGTCGAAGCCTTCCAGCGCTCTGTCGGCCTAGTCGCCGATGGCATCGCTGGCCCGAAGACCTTCGCCGCCCTGCTCGGCAAGCGTGACCTGCTCCACCTGGGCTACGCGGACCTCGAGCTCGCTGCCAAGGCCCTGGGCGTCCCCATCGCGGCCGTCCAGGCGGTCAACGAGGTCGAGTCCAAGGGCGAAGGCTTCCTGGACAACGGCAAGGTGGTGATCCTGTTCGAGCGCCACGTCTTCTACCAGCGCCTGGTCAAGGCCCACGGTCAGGCCGAGGCCGATCGCCTGGCGGCCCTCAACCCGAACCTGATCAACCCGAAGTCCGGCGGCTATGCCGGCGGTGCGGCGGAGTGGCAGCGCCTGACCTCGGCCCGGCAGATCGATGAGGCCTGTGCGCTGGAGTCGTGCAGCTGGGGCCTGTTCCAGGTCATGGGCTACCACTGGCAGGACCTGGGCTATGCCAGCGTCCAGGACTTCGTCACCCGCATGCAGGCCAGCGAGGCCGAGCAGCTCGACGCCTTCGTCCGCTTCGTCAAAGCGGAGCCCGCTCTGCTCAAGGCGCTCAAGGCCGGCAAGTGGGCCGACTTCGCCCGCGGCTACAACGGCCCGGCCTACGCCCGCAACCTCTACGACGTGAAGCTTGAGCGTGCCTTCGCCCGCTACAGCGCCGCCGCCCCGACTAAGGACGCCGCATGA
- the lysC gene encoding Rz1-like lysis system protein LysC (LysC is an Rz1-like component of a phage lytic system, substantially overlapping although not fully embedded in the gene for the Rz-like LysB component.): MKTLNSGRGLASLCLLLLAGCASGPSSPEPRLTVSGCPVVTRCQLPSTAPRNNGELLDDSEVLEAAWADCAAQVDMVYDAQQAHP; this comes from the coding sequence ATGAAAACGCTGAACTCAGGGCGTGGGCTGGCCAGCCTCTGCCTGCTGCTGCTCGCCGGCTGCGCCAGCGGCCCGTCCTCACCGGAGCCGCGGCTTACCGTGAGTGGCTGTCCAGTGGTAACGCGCTGCCAGCTGCCGTCGACCGCCCCGCGCAATAACGGCGAGCTCCTGGACGACAGCGAGGTCCTGGAAGCTGCCTGGGCCGACTGCGCCGCCCAGGTCGATATGGTCTATGACGCCCAGCAGGCCCACCCATGA
- a CDS encoding phage tail protein, whose translation MNKPESLRAHLLAAVPELRYSPDRLLVFIDKGKLRCTAAASLSWEYGYELQIILTDFAGHPDAVMLPLLAWVRTNQSELLANLDKSAQGIGFEADILDNSKVDLAITLPLTERVVVKRQPDDTYQLSHVPESPYTEYQEPATWQVFTGCELLAEWQSGSAGDALALETPQPGRSHG comes from the coding sequence ATGAACAAGCCCGAAAGCCTGCGCGCTCACCTGCTCGCCGCCGTCCCTGAGTTGCGCTACAGCCCTGACCGGCTGCTGGTCTTCATCGACAAGGGCAAGCTGCGCTGCACCGCGGCGGCCAGCCTGTCCTGGGAGTACGGCTACGAGCTGCAGATCATCCTGACCGACTTCGCCGGCCACCCGGACGCCGTGATGCTGCCGCTGCTGGCCTGGGTCCGGACGAATCAGTCCGAGCTGCTGGCCAACCTGGACAAGTCCGCCCAGGGCATCGGCTTCGAGGCCGACATCCTGGACAACTCCAAGGTAGATCTGGCGATCACTCTGCCCCTCACCGAGCGCGTGGTCGTGAAACGCCAACCGGACGACACCTACCAGCTGAGCCACGTACCCGAATCCCCGTACACCGAGTACCAGGAGCCGGCCACCTGGCAGGTCTTCACCGGTTGCGAGCTGCTCGCCGAGTGGCAATCCGGATCTGCCGGCGACGCCTTGGCCCTGGAAACGCCGCAGCCGGGTCGCAGCCATGGCTGA
- a CDS encoding phage virion morphogenesis protein, whose protein sequence is MADLEALETWLSPLLQKLESRGRAQLARKAAQQLRRSQQQRIRAQVNPDGSPFEARKPRDLRGKKGRIKRRMFEKLKMARYLKAKGTPQQAVIGFAGRVSRIARVHQYGLKDRAERRAPEVRYARRELLGLSDEELKDLGNSILNCLSRI, encoded by the coding sequence ATGGCTGACCTCGAGGCGCTGGAGACCTGGCTCTCGCCGCTCCTGCAGAAGCTCGAGAGCCGCGGCCGGGCCCAGCTGGCCCGGAAGGCTGCCCAGCAGCTGCGTCGCAGCCAGCAGCAGCGGATCCGCGCCCAGGTGAACCCGGATGGCTCACCGTTCGAGGCGAGAAAGCCGCGGGATCTACGCGGCAAGAAGGGTCGCATCAAGCGGCGCATGTTCGAGAAGCTGAAGATGGCCCGGTACCTCAAAGCCAAAGGTACGCCGCAACAGGCCGTAATTGGCTTCGCCGGCCGCGTCTCCCGCATTGCCCGCGTCCACCAGTACGGACTGAAAGACCGCGCCGAGCGCCGAGCCCCAGAGGTTCGGTATGCCCGCCGCGAACTTCTCGGCCTGTCTGATGAAGAGCTGAAAGACTTAGGCAATTCCATTCTAAATTGCCTAAGCAGAATATAG
- a CDS encoding phage baseplate assembly protein V, translated as MTDTAALSRLIENLIRLGTVAEVDHGNLQDKRPARIRVQSGELLTGWLPWTALRAGTTRDWDPPTVGEQVLVLSPSGQTTQGVAITGLFSTFIPANGDRAGLHRRTYPDGAVVEYDSEAHRLRAVLPEGGVTDLTSTGGINIIGPINHQGDYTQTGNQNVTGKVVVSEDVIAAGISLVKHPHGGVQPGSGKSGAPTA; from the coding sequence ATGACAGATACCGCCGCCCTCTCCCGCCTCATCGAGAACCTGATTCGCCTTGGCACCGTAGCCGAGGTCGACCACGGCAATCTCCAAGACAAACGCCCTGCCCGGATTCGGGTTCAGAGCGGCGAGCTGCTGACCGGCTGGCTGCCCTGGACCGCCCTGCGCGCCGGCACCACCCGCGACTGGGATCCGCCCACCGTGGGCGAGCAGGTCCTGGTCCTCAGCCCCAGCGGCCAGACCACCCAGGGCGTCGCCATCACCGGCCTTTTCAGCACGTTCATTCCTGCCAACGGCGATCGAGCCGGCCTGCACCGCCGCACCTACCCGGACGGCGCCGTAGTCGAGTACGACAGCGAAGCCCACCGCCTGCGCGCCGTCCTGCCCGAGGGCGGCGTCACCGACCTGACCAGCACCGGCGGCATCAACATCATCGGGCCGATCAACCACCAGGGCGACTACACCCAGACCGGCAACCAGAACGTCACCGGCAAGGTGGTCGTCAGCGAGGATGTGATTGCTGCAGGCATCAGCTTGGTCAAGCACCCGCACGGCGGTGTCCAGCCAGGCAGTGGCAAGTCCGGAGCGCCCACGGCATGA
- a CDS encoding GPW/gp25 family protein — protein sequence MNRSTGLTVTDLEHLQQSVADILTTPIGSRLMRRDYGCDLFSLIDQPLNGALALQAKAVIVIALLRWEPRINLTRIALELGDKSGQAFVDLEGYSTVTNTAVSLRALLTLGGTR from the coding sequence ATGAACCGTAGCACCGGCCTGACCGTCACCGACCTCGAGCACCTGCAGCAGTCCGTGGCCGACATCCTCACCACGCCCATCGGCAGCCGCCTGATGCGCCGGGACTACGGCTGTGACCTGTTCAGCCTCATCGACCAGCCCCTCAACGGCGCTCTCGCCCTGCAGGCCAAGGCGGTGATCGTGATCGCCCTGCTGCGCTGGGAGCCGCGCATCAACCTCACCCGCATCGCCCTGGAGCTGGGCGACAAGTCCGGCCAGGCCTTCGTCGACCTCGAGGGCTACAGCACCGTGACCAACACCGCCGTCAGCCTGCGGGCTCTGCTCACCCTGGGAGGCACCAGGTGA
- a CDS encoding baseplate J/gp47 family protein, translating to MTTFTPIDLSQLPDPAVVEALDFETLLAARKAKVVSLWPVAEQAAISARLELESEPLTKLLQENVYRELLLRQRVNEAALATMLAKATGTDLEQIAAGVNLTRLAVTPANPSAVPRTAAVMETDDALRERVQMAWEGLSVAGPRNAYILHARNASGLVADASATSPSPAAVTVTVQALTGDGAASAELLAIVSKALNDEDVRPVGDRLTVQSAQILRYQVTAILHLANTGAEAEVILATAKANLTTYVNQRRRLGVRIPRSGIDAALHVAGVAWVELVGWQDITPTEAQAAYCTATSVTVGS from the coding sequence GTGACTACCTTCACCCCAATCGATCTCAGCCAACTGCCGGATCCAGCCGTCGTCGAAGCGCTCGACTTCGAGACCCTGCTCGCCGCGCGCAAGGCCAAGGTGGTCAGCCTCTGGCCCGTAGCCGAGCAGGCCGCCATTTCCGCCCGCCTGGAGCTGGAATCCGAGCCGCTGACCAAGCTGCTGCAAGAGAACGTCTATCGTGAGCTGCTGCTGCGCCAGCGGGTCAACGAGGCCGCACTGGCTACCATGCTGGCAAAAGCCACCGGTACCGACCTTGAGCAGATCGCTGCCGGCGTCAACCTGACCCGCCTGGCTGTCACTCCGGCCAACCCTAGCGCGGTGCCGCGCACTGCAGCCGTGATGGAAACGGACGATGCCCTGCGCGAACGCGTCCAGATGGCCTGGGAAGGCCTCAGCGTCGCCGGCCCGCGCAATGCCTACATCCTGCATGCCCGCAACGCCAGCGGCCTGGTGGCCGATGCCAGCGCCACCAGCCCGAGCCCGGCCGCCGTGACCGTTACGGTCCAGGCCCTGACCGGCGACGGCGCCGCTTCGGCAGAGCTGCTGGCTATCGTCAGCAAGGCGCTCAACGACGAAGACGTCCGCCCGGTGGGCGATCGTCTCACCGTGCAATCGGCGCAGATCCTGCGCTACCAGGTAACGGCGATCCTGCACCTGGCTAACACCGGCGCCGAGGCCGAGGTCATCCTGGCCACCGCCAAGGCGAACCTCACCACCTACGTCAACCAGCGCCGTCGCCTGGGCGTACGAATCCCGCGCTCCGGCATCGATGCCGCCCTCCACGTCGCCGGCGTGGCCTGGGTCGAGCTGGTCGGCTGGCAGGACATCACCCCTACCGAAGCTCAGGCGGCCTACTGCACCGCCACCAGCGTCACCGTAGGGAGTTGA